The Schistocerca nitens isolate TAMUIC-IGC-003100 chromosome 12, iqSchNite1.1, whole genome shotgun sequence genome has a window encoding:
- the LOC126215111 gene encoding uncharacterized protein LOC126215111 has protein sequence MEKEKIGAIYECSIKECLGSRPEPTIENFGLWLLKENLDNDNLLTNIGDIDYTNGEEKLKKFEPISERFCDNIMMVLITDSQNFNSKNGKLLATKEVCGQFNNVLKDKFKKFNLGSRAIVAKPPYKLDSDSQVATGVKQIIDKKIESGKVNYKEPVVIPYKIELADVDLEYLLRELPKIIKELENNHFYLLDFDITQDFAGIFNKDEMSDYLRKNHNFCFQSEYKEDCNVIVDDDKSTGIDCLTWKNGSSRVKIYNKYICQLTNPGMSKQLGNHIINLVKCPSARLKQTFNDPRAANNGITRLEVTIYNYTDPKFKLTHEVLPLYNCNTIIEDNKKYFESAPMYSVPFSKMWTKLTNKLKNSCCVVSKNLLQYAYWGNTSSKKLTGIQIKLPGNQTERTKCINYVLSAYSFKSLPLNYLEILENTEQLNVVSIIQKCFIKEEGETYFSRSRCHLSTIPVGIDIKKFGLIETTNVKPLILRKIMEPPYKIKETDPINKAYIQSRNKRDREFKEISIKSRKKDFLNKTRSVLEDNKNLIEQYQKIKETEEEIKNYFSKDLINFDITGIYKINAIILKIESGSINVGFLGGKGDEKVVYFLKGCYNGADSHRDNLKEKGFMFSNGSVEIVYYPVKDEFTANGTIIFNASEIKPFEITNSSYMNQLLICKEDVAEIENIKMGTIESEIKVKDCKTLEDLKEGDNLLISHIQAKTYYGRDRYILMFENRDDYYVSNYWLENEIKCGNKDINFKLKIRLDIIETTPKKKKERLVFVA, from the coding sequence ATGGAGAAGGAAAAAATCGGTGCTATATATGAATGTTCGATCAAAGAATGCCTTGGAAGCAGACCTGAACCAACAATCGAAAATTTCGGGTTATGGTTACTTAAAGAAAATTTagataatgataatcttttaacaaATATCGGAGATATAGATTATACAAATGGAGAAGAAAAGCTAAAAaaatttgaaccaatttcagagCGATTTTGTGATAACATTATGATGGTTCTAATTACAGATTCTCAAAACTTTAACTCAAAAAATGGAAAGCTTTTAGCTACAAAAGAAGTATGTGGCCAGTTTAACAATGTTcttaaagataaatttaagaaatttaacttAGGAAGTCGGGCCATTGTTGCCAAACCACCATATAAACTAGATTCTGATTCGCAGGTAGCTACAGGTGTTAAGCAAATTATAGACAAGAAAATAGAAAGTGGAAAGGTAAACTACAAAGAGCCAGTAGTAATTCCATATAAAATAGAACTTGCGGATGTCGACTTGGAATATCTCTTACGCGAATTACCTAAAATAATAAAAGAGCTCGAAAATAACCACTTCTATTTATTAGACTTCGATATAACGCAGGATTTTGCTGGAATATTTAACAAGGACGAAATGTCTGATTATCTCAGAAAGAATCATAATTTTTGTTTCCAAAGTGAATATAAAGAGGATTGCAATGTAATAGTAGATGATGATAAAAGTACTGGAATAGATTGCTTAACGTGGAAGAATGGTAGTTCTAGGGttaaaatttacaacaaatatataTGCCAACTAACAAATCCTGGAATGAGTAAACAACTCGGAAACCACATAATAAATTTAGTAAAATGTCCCAGTGCAAGATTAAAACAAACATTTAACGATCCTCGGGCAGCAAATAACGGAATTACTAGATTAGAAGTTACAATCTATAACTATACagatccaaaatttaaattaacCCACGAAGTTCTTCCATTATATAATTGTAACACCATAATAGaagacaacaaaaaatatttcGAAAGTGCACCAATGTATTCAGTCCCATTTTCTAAAATGTGGACGAaattaacaaacaaattaaaaaatagctGTTGTGTTGTTTCTAAAAATTTATTACAATATGCATACTGGGGTAATACTAGTTCAAAGAAATTAACTGGAATACAAATAAAGTTACCAGGAAATCAGACAGAAAGAACAAAATGTATAAACTATGTATTGTCTGCTTACAGTTTTAAATCATTGCCACTTAACTACttagaaattttagaaaatacagaaCAGTTAAATGTCGTATCTATAATACAGAAATGCTTTATTAAGGAGGAGGGAGAGACATATTTTAGTAGATCTAGGTGCCATCTATCTACAATACCGGTAGgcattgatataaaaaaatttGGATTAATAGAAACAACTAATGTTAAACCATTAATTTTACGCAAAATAATGGAACCTCCGTATAAAATTAAAGAGACAGACCCCATTAATAAAGCTTACATCCAGTCTAGAAATAAGAGGGACAGAGAATTTAAAGAAATAAGCATAAAGAGTAGGAAAAAGGATTTCTTGAATAAAACGAGGAGTGTACTAGAAGATAATAAAAATTTGATAGAGCAAtatcaaaaaattaaagaaacagaggaagaaattaaaaattatttttctaaaGATTTGATAAATTTCGATATAActggaatttacaaaataaatgCAATTATTCTAAAGATAGAAAGTGGGTCAATAAATGTAGGTTTTCTTGGGGGAAAAGGTGATGAAAAAGTGGTATATTTTCTTAAAGGGTGTTACAATGGAGCTGACAGTCATAGAGACAATCTAAAAGAAAAAGGATTTATGTTTTCAAATGGTAGTGTGGAAATAGTATATTACCCTGTGAAAGACGAATTTACTGCTAATGGAACCATAATTTTTAATGCATCAGAAATAAaaccttttgaaataacaaacagttcttACATGAATCAGCTTTTAATATGTAAAGAGGATGTGGCagaaatagaaaatataaaaatgggaaCAATAGAATCTGAAATTAAGGTTAAAGATTGCAAAACATTAGAAGATTTGAAAGAAGGTGATAATTTACTTATTTCGCATATTCAGGCAAAAACCTATTATGGTAGAGATAGATATATATTAATGTTCGAAAATAGAGATGATTATTATGTGTCGAATTATTGGTTAGAGAACGAAATAAAGTGCGGAAATAAAGACATAAACTTTAAGTTAAAGATTAGGTTAGATATAATAGAAACAACACCTAAGAAGAAGAAAGAGCGATTGGTATTTGTTGCTTAA